In candidate division WOR-3 bacterium, a single window of DNA contains:
- a CDS encoding endonuclease domain-containing protein: MSRPTKSNIEFARRLRSDPTDAERRLWHYLRDRRFCGLKFRRQHPVGKYIADFACPERGLIIELDGGQHATQRERDARRGRELEKHGYRVLRFWDNDVLVRTQVVLEAIYAELFSSPQPSPHRGEGEEGSASHLSSPSPGWKEGEEQRNDLPFRLPSASNGRRKCEGDS, from the coding sequence ATGAGCAGACCGACGAAGTCGAACATCGAGTTCGCGCGCCGGCTCAGAAGTGACCCGACAGACGCGGAACGACGGCTCTGGCACTATCTCAGAGACAGGAGATTCTGCGGCCTGAAGTTCCGGCGGCAGCATCCGGTCGGGAAGTACATCGCCGACTTCGCGTGTCCGGAGCGGGGACTAATCATTGAGCTGGACGGAGGGCAGCACGCAACACAGCGCGAGCGAGATGCGCGCCGGGGCCGGGAACTGGAGAAGCACGGATACCGGGTGTTGAGATTCTGGGATAACGATGTTCTGGTGCGTACGCAGGTCGTGCTGGAGGCAATCTACGCGGAGCTGTTCTCCTCACCCCAACCCTCGCCTCATAGAGGAGAGGGAGAAGAGGGGAGCGCGAGCCATCTTTCTTCTCCCTCTCCCGGTTGGAAAGAAGGAGAAGAGCAGAGGAATGATCTGCCGTTCCGCTTACCCTCTGCCTCGAACGGGAGAAGGAAGTGTGAGGGTGACTCATGA
- the cas4 gene encoding CRISPR-associated protein Cas4 has protein sequence MYEEDDLLPLSALQHLVFCERRAALICLEGVWDENVATVEGRHLHDSAHDVGTESRGDIRIARGLMLRSLRLGLSGKTDVVEFHLLTPALSSERRGGGQGRPLASSLSSERTGGEGEGLTASYSLSLEREREGVRVGPTSGVVLPGVSGHWRPFPVEYKRGRMRHEQAYAVQVCAQALCLEEMLGVTVPKGALYYGKSARRQEVVFDEALRRKTEKAAERLHELFRSRETPKAEYVKNKCRECSLVEVCLPDQTTSSRSVKTYLARLTAESSPQPSPHRGEGEEDTLASSVLCDRRKGEELKPGYSPQQQGDRRQKDVERPVTPSPFQGEGRGEGEP, from the coding sequence GTGTACGAAGAAGACGACCTCTTGCCGCTCTCGGCGTTACAGCACCTTGTGTTCTGTGAACGCCGCGCCGCGCTCATTTGCCTTGAGGGCGTCTGGGATGAGAACGTCGCTACCGTCGAAGGCCGTCATTTGCACGATAGTGCGCATGATGTCGGTACCGAGTCGCGGGGCGACATACGGATTGCCCGCGGCCTGATGCTGCGGTCGCTGCGGCTTGGCCTGTCGGGCAAGACCGACGTGGTCGAGTTCCATCTCCTCACCCCTGCCCTCTCCTCAGAGAGGAGAGGGGGAGGACAAGGACGGCCTCTCGCCTCGTCTCTTTCCTCGGAAAGAACAGGGGGCGAGGGCGAAGGTCTGACCGCTTCTTACTCCCTCTCCCTTGAACGGGAGAGGGAAGGGGTGAGGGTGGGTCCGACCTCCGGTGTTGTTCTGCCCGGGGTCTCCGGCCACTGGCGGCCGTTTCCGGTCGAGTACAAGCGCGGCCGGATGCGGCACGAGCAGGCATACGCTGTGCAGGTCTGCGCTCAGGCGCTCTGTCTGGAGGAAATGCTCGGCGTGACCGTGCCGAAAGGCGCGCTCTACTACGGCAAATCGGCCCGCAGACAGGAGGTTGTCTTCGATGAGGCGTTACGCCGAAAAACCGAGAAAGCAGCGGAAAGATTGCACGAGTTATTCAGAAGTCGCGAAACGCCGAAGGCAGAATATGTGAAGAACAAGTGCCGCGAATGCTCGCTTGTCGAGGTCTGCTTGCCGGACCAGACCACATCTTCACGTAGTGTGAAGACCTACCTTGCCCGGCTGACTGCAGAGTCCTCACCCCAACCCTCTCCTCATAGAGGAGAGGGAGAAGAAGACACGTTGGCCAGCTCCGTTCTTTGTGACAGGAGAAAGGGAGAAGAGCTCAAACCGGGTTATTCTCCTCAGCAGCAAGGAGACAGAAGGCAGAAAGACGTGGAGCGTCCTGTTACGCCCTCTCCCTTTCAGGGAGAGGGCAGGGGTGAGGGTGAACCATGA
- the cas7c gene encoding type I-C CRISPR-associated protein Cas7/Csd2: MKEPIKNRYEFLFLFDCENGNPNGDPDSGNAPRIDPQTMLGLVSDVALKRRVRNYVQMARSNIAPYAIYVEHATNLNRPITVAYEKTGGLPKDKATKNDVARASKWLNEQFYDIRTFGAVLSIGPNAGQVRGPVQFSFARSLDPVLPLDASITRMAVAEGVKGAKSSEDYEKWETEQPEDELRTMGRKSLIPYGLYLGKGFISAHLAEGTGFSEDDLNLFWDALYNMYEHDRSASKGLMSMREVFVFKHVGNDTDPKQRAQQAKLGCAPAHKLFSLVKVQKKPGIEAPRKYEDYEVVLDKDNVPSGVLFGHLVARDGGTVEIEWFNSEAK; the protein is encoded by the coding sequence ATGAAAGAACCAATCAAGAACCGCTACGAATTCCTGTTTCTGTTCGACTGTGAAAACGGCAACCCCAACGGCGACCCGGATTCGGGCAATGCGCCCAGAATAGACCCCCAGACTATGCTGGGCCTTGTATCTGATGTTGCCCTCAAACGCCGGGTGCGCAACTACGTGCAAATGGCGAGGAGCAACATCGCGCCATATGCCATCTATGTTGAGCACGCGACGAATCTCAATCGACCGATCACCGTGGCCTATGAGAAGACCGGTGGACTCCCGAAGGATAAGGCTACCAAGAATGACGTGGCCCGAGCCAGCAAGTGGCTGAACGAGCAGTTCTACGACATTCGTACCTTTGGTGCCGTCCTCAGCATAGGTCCCAACGCGGGCCAGGTGCGCGGGCCGGTGCAATTCTCCTTCGCTCGTTCGCTGGACCCGGTACTCCCGCTTGATGCGTCCATTACGCGCATGGCCGTGGCCGAAGGTGTGAAAGGTGCGAAGTCCAGCGAGGACTACGAGAAGTGGGAGACTGAGCAGCCTGAGGACGAACTTCGCACGATGGGCCGGAAGTCGTTGATTCCCTACGGCCTGTATCTTGGCAAGGGCTTCATCAGCGCGCACCTGGCTGAAGGAACCGGCTTCTCTGAAGACGACCTGAACCTTTTCTGGGATGCGCTCTACAATATGTACGAACACGACCGCTCTGCAAGCAAAGGTCTTATGTCTATGCGCGAGGTATTTGTATTCAAGCACGTCGGTAACGACACCGACCCGAAGCAGCGGGCACAACAGGCGAAGCTTGGCTGTGCTCCGGCGCACAAGCTGTTCAGCCTCGTAAAAGTACAGAAGAAGCCGGGTATAGAAGCACCGCGCAAGTACGAAGACTACGAAGTAGTTTTGGACAAGGATAATGTGCCCAGCGGTGTCTTGTTCGGACACCTTGTGGCCCGCGACGGCGGCACGGTAGAAATCGAGTGGTTCAACTCGGAGGCTAAGTAG
- the cas8c gene encoding type I-C CRISPR-associated protein Cas8c/Csd1, with protein MLELLAKLATGAEPGFAEKQIRWALSFDGNGRFLDVLELGDAGTKGNRGQTFSRCPEFIRQYKQAGGKSEFLWDTAEIVARYAENPDDEDLGKKHDHFVQLLRGAAAVMPELTPIANALNDDDVLTQIRKRLEEKRVRPNDKVTLLIDDEYPLASPAWHDWWREQYRRLCTGRQADKAEKRSKRAKRKMVCLVSGEIVEPLETHPKIEGLAGVGGQPSGDVLVGMDKDAFTSYFLQQSANAAVAQEAAYRYRAALNELIRNNSRKLAGALVVHWFKSTVRKEDDPLDWLDNPPGAEESMARKAASDLLDSIASGKRADLGDNRYYALVLSGAAGRVMVRDWMEGQFEELARNIGNWFEDLSVVHRDAGRLAPDPTFQTILRSTVFGRNPKEKDDNLPPPFVAKMWRVAVRGEPIPQAALAMALARFKADILDKDKTFDHARMGLMKAYFVRKARKEGKENHMRQEYNWQHPSPAYHCGGTMAVLAKLQQAALGDVGAGVVQRYYAAASATPALVLGRIIRTAQYHLNKLEPGLAHWYEEKLGQLALAIGDNYPQTLTVEGQSLFALGYYQMWVELRTKKSEENK; from the coding sequence ATGCTTGAACTGCTGGCAAAGCTGGCAACCGGCGCCGAACCAGGATTCGCCGAGAAACAGATACGCTGGGCTCTGTCGTTTGACGGCAACGGCCGGTTTCTCGACGTGCTGGAGCTAGGTGACGCAGGTACTAAGGGAAACCGGGGTCAGACTTTCTCCCGCTGCCCGGAATTCATCCGGCAATACAAACAAGCTGGCGGTAAGTCCGAGTTCCTCTGGGACACTGCTGAAATCGTAGCCCGGTATGCCGAGAACCCGGACGATGAAGACTTAGGCAAAAAGCACGACCACTTCGTACAACTTTTGCGTGGTGCTGCCGCAGTGATGCCCGAACTCACCCCAATCGCAAATGCGCTGAACGACGACGATGTCCTCACTCAAATCCGGAAACGGCTGGAAGAAAAACGGGTAAGACCCAACGATAAGGTAACCCTGCTCATTGACGACGAGTATCCGCTTGCCTCGCCCGCCTGGCATGACTGGTGGCGTGAACAATACCGCAGGCTCTGTACCGGCAGACAGGCGGACAAAGCGGAGAAGCGGTCAAAACGCGCCAAAAGAAAAATGGTATGCTTGGTGAGCGGGGAAATTGTCGAACCGCTGGAAACACATCCCAAAATAGAAGGTCTGGCAGGCGTCGGCGGACAGCCGTCCGGTGATGTACTGGTTGGAATGGACAAGGATGCCTTCACCTCCTACTTCCTGCAGCAATCGGCAAATGCGGCTGTTGCCCAGGAGGCGGCCTATCGCTATCGGGCTGCGCTCAACGAGCTCATCCGAAATAACAGCCGCAAGCTGGCCGGCGCTCTTGTAGTCCACTGGTTCAAGAGCACGGTGCGTAAAGAGGACGACCCGCTGGATTGGCTGGATAACCCGCCCGGTGCTGAAGAGAGCATGGCGCGCAAAGCTGCCTCAGACCTGCTGGACAGCATAGCCAGCGGCAAAAGAGCCGACTTGGGCGATAACCGCTACTACGCACTGGTACTTTCCGGCGCTGCAGGCCGGGTAATGGTGCGCGACTGGATGGAAGGGCAGTTTGAGGAACTGGCCCGAAACATCGGCAACTGGTTCGAAGACTTGTCCGTTGTCCATCGTGACGCAGGGCGGTTGGCGCCGGACCCAACGTTCCAAACCATCTTGCGTTCCACGGTCTTCGGTCGTAACCCCAAAGAAAAGGACGACAACTTGCCGCCGCCTTTCGTTGCCAAGATGTGGCGCGTGGCGGTGCGCGGAGAACCAATACCGCAGGCCGCCTTGGCAATGGCTCTGGCGCGATTCAAGGCAGACATACTCGACAAAGACAAGACCTTCGATCACGCCCGCATGGGCCTGATGAAGGCATATTTCGTAAGAAAAGCAAGAAAGGAAGGAAAGGAAAACCATATGAGACAAGAATACAACTGGCAACATCCTTCGCCCGCATATCACTGCGGCGGTACTATGGCTGTTTTGGCAAAACTGCAGCAGGCAGCCTTGGGCGACGTCGGCGCAGGAGTGGTTCAACGCTACTATGCTGCCGCTTCCGCCACTCCGGCTCTAGTGCTTGGCCGCATCATCCGCACAGCCCAGTATCACCTCAACAAGCTGGAGCCAGGCCTGGCCCATTGGTATGAGGAAAAACTGGGCCAGCTTGCGCTCGCCATTGGCGACAACTACCCGCAGACCCTTACCGTCGAAGGACAGAGTCTCTTCGCCCTTGGCTACTATCAGATGTGGGTAGAGTTGAGAACTAAGAAATCCGAAGAAAACAAGTAA
- the cas5c gene encoding type I-C CRISPR-associated protein Cas5c codes for MKPKDQVLEVWGEFACFTRPELKVERFSYPVPTPSAVRGIYDAIYCKPKEFRWQVTYIEILAMPQYIALRRNEVKDKVNVKKVYEWMSGKSPPEPIWADGTKDELGTDLKGRTQRQTMALRDVRYRLHAEIRPWPGFEERLSGFEEQFRRRAAHGKCIYQPYFGCREFPAYFELVQVGAPAAETVNWSQDLGLMLYDVFDLARPGERIMEAEDVCISAFRASVQKGILRVPEYTSSEVVKVPNGGQHA; via the coding sequence ATGAAGCCCAAAGACCAGGTGCTGGAAGTCTGGGGTGAGTTCGCCTGTTTCACTCGCCCGGAGTTGAAGGTGGAGCGCTTCAGCTATCCGGTACCCACGCCGTCCGCGGTACGCGGCATCTATGACGCCATCTACTGCAAACCGAAGGAGTTTCGCTGGCAGGTGACGTACATTGAGATACTCGCTATGCCGCAGTATATCGCACTACGGCGCAACGAGGTAAAGGACAAGGTGAATGTCAAAAAAGTATACGAGTGGATGAGCGGCAAGTCTCCCCCAGAACCCATCTGGGCCGATGGCACCAAAGACGAACTGGGAACCGACCTCAAAGGTAGAACCCAGCGCCAGACTATGGCTCTGCGCGATGTACGATATCGTCTGCACGCCGAAATCCGGCCCTGGCCCGGCTTTGAGGAACGACTCTCCGGCTTCGAGGAACAATTCCGTCGCCGGGCTGCGCACGGCAAGTGTATCTACCAGCCGTACTTCGGCTGTCGCGAATTCCCGGCTTACTTTGAGCTTGTGCAAGTAGGTGCGCCGGCTGCGGAAACGGTCAACTGGTCCCAGGACCTGGGGCTTATGCTTTACGACGTCTTTGACCTTGCTCGGCCAGGTGAGCGCATTATGGAAGCGGAAGACGTCTGCATAAGTGCCTTCCGCGCTTCGGTGCAGAAAGGCATTCTGCGCGTACCGGAATACACCAGTAGCGAAGTCGTCAAAGTTCCGAACGGGGGTCAGCATGCTTGA